Proteins co-encoded in one Candidatus Poribacteria bacterium genomic window:
- a CDS encoding phytanoyl-CoA dioxygenase family protein, whose translation MTPEQRYLFDVTGYLHLENVLTGDTLKETQEAVDRYIRTPEDELPPGFEIRGLHQHGFAFDKCLEALTLHPATWPIIKELTLDKPRFARGSLKREQHTDWKENERARTNPGGLHCARDDYGWYSTLYKVKDGRIYCDDFVAFFYFTDVYPGDGGLIVIPGSHKSEFQRPKDLLTLDGADGFDPEPDPVFTNITARAGDVVIISELLTHGVLRWKPTDRDRRILVLRYKPQYMGTHNFPQPIVDRLSPETQELVASAGFQHTKEIVKQDIVHLS comes from the coding sequence ATGACACCCGAACAGAGATACTTGTTTGATGTTACCGGATATTTACATTTAGAAAACGTGCTTACGGGCGATACACTGAAAGAGACCCAAGAAGCGGTCGACCGATATATCCGAACACCAGAGGATGAACTGCCCCCCGGGTTTGAAATCAGAGGGCTCCATCAACACGGCTTCGCGTTCGATAAGTGCCTTGAAGCCTTGACACTCCATCCAGCCACTTGGCCAATTATCAAAGAATTGACCCTTGACAAACCGCGTTTTGCCAGAGGGTCGCTCAAACGAGAGCAACACACCGATTGGAAAGAAAACGAGCGGGCACGGACAAACCCCGGCGGACTGCACTGCGCCCGCGATGACTACGGTTGGTATAGCACCCTTTATAAGGTGAAGGATGGACGAATCTACTGCGATGACTTTGTCGCCTTTTTCTATTTTACCGATGTCTACCCCGGCGACGGTGGATTGATTGTGATTCCCGGCTCTCACAAAAGCGAATTTCAACGTCCAAAAGATTTGTTGACACTCGACGGTGCGGATGGATTCGATCCAGAACCGGATCCGGTGTTTACAAACATCACCGCGCGGGCGGGCGATGTTGTGATTATATCCGAGCTGCTCACCCACGGTGTCTTACGATGGAAACCGACGGATCGTGATCGTCGTATACTCGTCCTGCGCTACAAGCCGCAATATATGGGAACGCATAATTTCCCGCAGCCAATCGTAGACCGGTTGTCGCCGGAGACGCAGGAACTAGTCGCATCGGCAGGATTCCAACATACCAAAGAAATCGTTAAACAAGATATTGTCCATCTTTCGTGA
- a CDS encoding phytanoyl-CoA dioxygenase family protein, whose amino-acid sequence MTPKQRYLFDLTGYLHLKNVLSPEELRDAQAAIERCRQTPPDRLPPGINRQGEGFSYGFSFDKALESLTLHPVTWPLIKELTRGKPRLNRGTLAINTHEKRQITPFHCAREDLGWITRRYEAKDGQVFANDLVAFFYFTDVYPGDGGLVVIPGSHKSEFERPDGLFFPDLDDPDPELHPAMANITPRAGDVVLISELLTHGVLVWKPTDRDRRFLILRYKTQYFQDASGDTNPVPEEVRTRLSPETRELTEPAFYTDIKEIAKQDRVTLTID is encoded by the coding sequence ATGACACCGAAACAGAGGTATCTCTTTGATTTGACAGGTTATCTTCACCTGAAAAACGTCCTCAGTCCGGAAGAACTGAGAGATGCACAAGCAGCAATCGAACGATGTCGTCAGACACCGCCAGATCGCTTGCCGCCCGGCATCAATAGGCAGGGAGAAGGGTTTTCCTACGGCTTTTCATTCGACAAAGCGTTGGAGTCGTTGACGCTCCATCCTGTGACATGGCCCCTCATCAAAGAACTGACCCGTGGGAAACCCCGTCTTAACCGAGGGACGCTCGCCATCAATACACACGAAAAGCGTCAAATCACACCCTTCCACTGCGCTCGGGAAGACCTCGGTTGGATCACCCGGCGCTATGAGGCTAAGGATGGGCAGGTTTTCGCCAATGATCTTGTGGCTTTCTTCTATTTTACTGATGTTTACCCCGGCGACGGTGGATTGGTTGTGATTCCGGGGTCTCACAAGAGCGAATTCGAGCGTCCGGACGGTCTTTTTTTCCCAGATCTGGATGATCCAGACCCTGAACTGCATCCAGCAATGGCAAATATCACGCCTCGCGCCGGCGACGTGGTGCTGATTTCGGAACTACTCACGCATGGGGTTTTGGTCTGGAAGCCAACCGATCGAGATCGGCGCTTCCTAATCCTACGGTACAAAACCCAATACTTTCAGGATGCGTCGGGGGACACGAATCCGGTTCCCGAGGAGGTACGCACGAGACTGTCGCCGGAGACGCGAGAGCTAACTGAACCTGCGTTTTACACAGATATTAAGGAGATCGCCAAGCAGGACAGAGTCACGCTGACAATTGACTAA
- a CDS encoding Tm-1-like ATP-binding domain-containing protein gives AGTTIGTTAMRAVPVGVPKIMVSTLASGDTSPYVDTKDISMMYSVVDIAGINNLSRQILANAAGAIVGMVNAEVPAAEDKPLIGATMFGVTTPCVTKARELLEDAGYEVLVFHATGAGGRAMEDLVKGGFIVGVLDVTTTELADELVGGVLSAGPDRLEAAGDLGVPQVVAPGALDMVNFGPPDTVPEQFKDRTFYQHNPTVTLMRTTVEENAELGKIMGQKLSQAKGPTTVIIPKQGVSAIDQEGQPFYSAEAEAAWIENLKANLGDNVTLIELDNHINDDAFATKLVETLLASLNGDA, from the coding sequence CAGCCGGGACTACAATCGGGACGACAGCGATGCGTGCAGTCCCTGTCGGTGTGCCGAAAATCATGGTTTCAACCTTGGCTTCCGGCGATACGAGTCCCTATGTAGACACCAAGGATATTTCGATGATGTATTCCGTCGTAGACATCGCGGGGATTAACAACCTCTCCCGACAGATCTTGGCAAATGCAGCCGGTGCGATCGTGGGCATGGTCAATGCAGAAGTGCCGGCAGCGGAGGATAAACCATTAATCGGTGCCACGATGTTTGGTGTAACCACGCCGTGTGTTACGAAGGCGCGTGAACTCCTAGAAGATGCCGGCTACGAAGTCCTGGTCTTCCACGCCACCGGTGCCGGTGGGCGAGCGATGGAAGATCTAGTCAAAGGCGGATTTATCGTCGGTGTTCTTGATGTGACGACGACGGAACTGGCCGATGAACTGGTCGGTGGAGTGCTAAGCGCAGGACCAGATCGCTTGGAGGCAGCGGGTGACTTAGGTGTACCGCAGGTAGTCGCACCGGGCGCGTTGGATATGGTCAATTTCGGGCCTCCCGATACAGTGCCAGAGCAGTTCAAGGATCGGACATTCTACCAGCATAACCCAACGGTGACGCTGATGCGAACCACTGTTGAAGAAAATGCCGAATTGGGCAAAATCATGGGACAGAAGTTAAGCCAAGCCAAGGGGCCCACGACAGTGATCATTCCAAAACAGGGGGTCTCAGCAATTGATCAAGAAGGGCAGCCATTCTACTCAGCGGAAGCGGAAGCTGCATGGATCGAAAATCTGAAGGCGAATCTTGGAGATAATGTTACCTTAATCGAGCTGGATAACCACATCAATGACGATGCGTTTGCGACGAAACTGGTAGAAACGTTGCTGGCAAGTTTGAACGGTGATGCGTAA
- a CDS encoding phytanoyl-CoA dioxygenase family protein, with protein sequence MALTPVLSRQQTQRYCEDNYLLVSGLIPDAIAEQAEAAMWRWMGLQPSDPASWVNVQPPETCDNPDLLAVYTPEFLTAAAQLGEGDMAPEVYRPPKQVRPINIFPQTGEWTPPGSHIDHAIKEHGHKTFPPAFRVATLTYLTDVESHGGGTVVWPRSRYKIEGLARSDPDRYEYMWVLNQEYNREELGDYMELTPKRGDVLFYHVFCAHSGSKNIGHMPRFALPCKW encoded by the coding sequence ATGGCGCTCACACCGGTTCTCTCACGTCAGCAGACCCAGCGGTATTGCGAAGATAATTACTTGCTGGTATCAGGGCTAATCCCGGACGCTATCGCCGAACAGGCGGAAGCAGCAATGTGGCGATGGATGGGGCTTCAACCCAGCGATCCTGCGTCGTGGGTGAATGTGCAGCCCCCGGAGACTTGCGATAATCCTGACCTCCTTGCTGTTTATACGCCTGAATTTTTGACCGCCGCTGCACAACTTGGCGAGGGCGACATGGCTCCTGAAGTTTATCGCCCTCCAAAGCAGGTAAGACCCATCAATATCTTCCCACAAACCGGTGAATGGACGCCGCCGGGATCCCATATCGACCATGCAATTAAAGAGCACGGACACAAGACATTTCCGCCTGCCTTTCGCGTTGCAACCCTCACGTATCTGACCGATGTAGAATCTCATGGTGGTGGCACAGTTGTCTGGCCTCGGTCTCGTTACAAAATTGAGGGACTGGCGCGTAGCGATCCGGATCGCTATGAGTATATGTGGGTCCTCAATCAGGAATACAACCGTGAGGAACTAGGGGATTATATGGAGTTAACGCCCAAACGCGGCGATGTGCTCTTCTACCACGTCTTCTGTGCACACTCCGGCAGTAAAAATATAGGACATATGCCCCGTTTTGCTCTCCCCTGCAAATGGTAA
- a CDS encoding NAD(P)-dependent oxidoreductase, which produces MKVLITGAAGAVGSTLVKDMKDRHTIRGLDRLPMPDLEDTIEGDVADFDTMLRATEGMEAVIHLTGTDSEWEAALQSNFIGTYNMFETSRLNGVKRIAYASRAGVLGPYPKSIKRTIDMPTKPVGNYTVSKVFGEAMGYSYASRYDMEFVGVRIGNFNRDRPLPEHPHHLGHGDAVRVFEQAIIHPDVKFEIVFGVSDSNWPLYDLDHGRLAIGYYPQDRYEHK; this is translated from the coding sequence ATGAAAGTTCTCATCACCGGTGCCGCCGGTGCCGTTGGTTCAACTCTTGTAAAAGATATGAAAGATCGACACACGATTCGCGGACTTGACCGTCTGCCGATGCCCGACCTCGAAGACACAATCGAAGGCGATGTGGCAGATTTCGACACCATGCTCAGAGCCACGGAGGGCATGGAGGCGGTCATTCACCTTACCGGGACAGATAGTGAGTGGGAAGCCGCTCTGCAAAGCAATTTCATCGGCACCTACAACATGTTTGAAACCTCACGCCTGAACGGCGTGAAACGGATTGCGTATGCTAGCCGCGCTGGCGTGTTGGGTCCCTATCCGAAAAGTATCAAGCGAACGATTGATATGCCAACTAAGCCGGTCGGTAACTATACAGTTAGCAAGGTGTTCGGCGAGGCGATGGGATATTCGTATGCGAGCCGCTACGACATGGAGTTCGTTGGGGTTCGGATCGGAAACTTCAACCGTGACAGACCGCTGCCTGAACACCCTCATCACCTCGGTCATGGCGACGCAGTGCGCGTATTTGAGCAGGCGATTATCCACCCGGATGTGAAGTTTGAAATTGTATTCGGTGTTTCGGACAGTAACTGGCCCCTGTATGACCTCGACCATGGGCGTTTGGCAATCGGCTACTATCCGCAGGATCGCTATGAACATAAATAA